The proteins below are encoded in one region of Anaerolineales bacterium:
- the tuf gene encoding elongation factor Tu (EF-Tu; promotes GTP-dependent binding of aminoacyl-tRNA to the A-site of ribosomes during protein biosynthesis; when the tRNA anticodon matches the mRNA codon, GTP hydrolysis results; the inactive EF-Tu-GDP leaves the ribosome and release of GDP is promoted by elongation factor Ts; many prokaryotes have two copies of the gene encoding EF-Tu), with protein EMVMPGDNVNLEVELIVPVALEQGSKFAIREGGLTVGAGVITKIIA; from the coding sequence GAGATGGTGATGCCGGGCGACAATGTGAACCTGGAAGTGGAGCTGATCGTGCCGGTGGCGTTGGAGCAAGGCTCCAAGTTCGCCATCCGTGAAGGCGGCCTGACCGTCGGCGCAGGTGTGATCACCAAGATCATCGCATAA
- a CDS encoding 30S ribosomal protein S10, with the protein MAKQKIRIRLKAYDHRVLDQSAKRIVETAERTGARVVGPVPLPTKKERFTIRRSTFIDKDSHEHFEIRTHNRLIDVLDPDSKTIDMLMRLNLPAGVDIEIKI; encoded by the coding sequence ATGGCAAAACAAAAAATCCGTATTCGTCTAAAGGCTTATGATCACCGCGTGCTGGATCAATCTGCGAAACGCATCGTTGAGACCGCTGAGCGCACGGGTGCCAGAGTAGTTGGTCCTGTACCCTTGCCAACTAAGAAAGAAAGGTTTACAATTCGGCGCTCGACATTCATCGATAAAGATTCACACGAGCATTTTGAAATCCGCACACATAACCGATTGATCGATGTCCTGGATCCAGATTCCAAGACCATTGATATGCTCATGCGATTGAACCTTCCGGCGGGTGTGGACATTGAAATAAAAATTTAG